One genomic region from Streptomyces sp. NBC_00457 encodes:
- a CDS encoding LysR family transcriptional regulator, giving the protein MSSATEEPHRPPALLAHRVPDLGALELLLAVARLGSLGGAAREMGITQPAASSRIRSMERQLGVALVDRSPRGSRLTDAGALVTDWARRIVEAAEAFDAGAQALRDRRDSRLRVAASMTIAEYLLPGWLLALRAARPDTAVSLHAGNSTAVAQRLLSDEADLGFVEGLSVPTGLDSVVIAHDHLIVVTAPGHPWARRRSPLAAPELAATPLILREKGSGTRQVLDAALGGLARPLIELSSTTAVKAAAVSGAGPAVLSELAVGEELAMRRLVRVPLEKVSLARDLRAVWPTGHRPTGPARDLLSLTRG; this is encoded by the coding sequence ATGAGCAGCGCCACGGAAGAACCCCACCGCCCTCCGGCCCTCCTCGCCCACCGGGTGCCGGACCTGGGAGCCCTGGAGCTGCTGCTGGCGGTCGCACGGCTCGGCAGCCTGGGCGGTGCGGCCCGCGAAATGGGCATCACCCAGCCCGCGGCGAGCAGCCGGATCCGCTCGATGGAACGCCAGCTGGGCGTGGCGCTGGTGGACCGCTCCCCACGAGGCTCCCGTTTGACGGACGCCGGCGCCCTGGTGACGGACTGGGCCCGCAGAATCGTCGAGGCAGCCGAGGCCTTCGACGCGGGCGCCCAGGCACTACGCGACCGCAGGGACTCCCGCCTCAGGGTCGCGGCGAGCATGACGATCGCCGAATACCTGCTGCCGGGCTGGCTCCTGGCCCTGCGCGCCGCCCGCCCCGACACCGCGGTGTCCCTCCACGCGGGCAACTCGACAGCGGTGGCCCAACGCCTGCTCTCCGACGAGGCCGACCTGGGCTTCGTAGAAGGCCTGTCCGTTCCGACCGGCCTCGACTCGGTGGTCATAGCCCACGACCACCTGATCGTCGTCACGGCCCCGGGCCACCCCTGGGCCCGCCGCCGAAGCCCCCTGGCGGCGCCCGAACTGGCGGCAACCCCCCTCATCCTCCGCGAGAAGGGCTCCGGCACCCGCCAGGTCCTCGACGCGGCCCTCGGCGGCCTCGCCAGACCCCTGATCGAACTCTCCTCCACCACGGCGGTAAAGGCAGCAGCGGTGAGCGGCGCGGGCCCGGCGGTCCTCAGCGAGCTGGCGGTAGGCGAGGAACTGGCAATGCGCCGCCTGGTCCGCGTCCCCCTCGAAAAGGTCTCCTTGGCAAGAGACCTCCGAGCAGTCTGGCCCACGGGCCACCGCCCAACGGGCCCAGCGAGGGACTTGCTGTCGCTGACGAGGGGCTAG
- a CDS encoding gamma-glutamyl-gamma-aminobutyrate hydrolase family protein codes for MTGRPLIGISTYLEAGARWGVWELEAALLPAGYPRLVQAAGGLAVMLPPDEPSLAAAAVARLDGLVIAGGPDVEPVRYGAERDARTGPPARARDAWELALIEAALEARVPLLGICRGMQLLNVALGGTLVQHLDGHAEVVGVFGRHSVKPVPGTLYAGAVPEETAVPTYHHQAVDRLGAGLVVSAYAGDGTVEAVELPAGGWVLGVQWHPEMGEDLRVMEALVRAAA; via the coding sequence ATGACCGGCAGGCCGTTGATCGGCATCAGTACGTATCTGGAGGCCGGGGCCCGCTGGGGGGTCTGGGAACTGGAGGCCGCGCTGCTGCCCGCCGGGTATCCGCGGCTCGTGCAGGCGGCGGGCGGGCTGGCGGTGATGCTTCCGCCGGACGAGCCTTCGCTCGCCGCGGCGGCCGTGGCGCGGCTGGACGGGCTGGTGATCGCGGGTGGGCCGGATGTCGAGCCGGTTCGCTACGGCGCCGAGCGCGACGCCCGGACCGGGCCGCCGGCGCGGGCGCGGGACGCGTGGGAGCTTGCGCTGATCGAGGCCGCGTTGGAGGCCCGCGTGCCGTTGCTGGGCATCTGCCGGGGGATGCAGCTGCTGAACGTCGCCCTTGGCGGCACGCTCGTTCAGCATCTCGACGGGCATGCGGAGGTGGTGGGTGTCTTCGGGCGGCACTCGGTGAAGCCTGTGCCGGGGACGTTGTATGCGGGTGCCGTCCCGGAGGAGACGGCTGTGCCGACGTATCACCATCAGGCCGTGGATCGGCTGGGGGCGGGGCTTGTGGTGTCGGCGTATGCGGGGGACGGGACTGTGGAGGCGGTGGAACTGCCTGCTGGCGGGTGGGTGTTGGGGGTGCAGTGGCATCCGGAGATGGGGGAGGATCTGCGGGTCATGGAGGCGCTGGTGCGTGCGGCAGCGTGA